The proteins below are encoded in one region of Eubacterium sp. 1001713B170207_170306_E7:
- a CDS encoding ABC transporter ATP-binding protein, translated as MKLEVNNLSFKYLNSRVIFEQVNFELEKGQILSILGPNGAGKSTLLNCIGNLITPQKGKIRLNGEDVDKMPPKKVAQRIGYVPQIHVPTYEYTVREFVVMGRTPYLGKTRSPGDTDYEQVERALDMVGITHLIEKPYTQISGGERQLVTIARAIVQEPDFILLDEPTAHLDFGNQIKTMRLVKKLSENGFGIIMTTHNPDQVFYTGGFVALLDRQGRLHCGEPEHILTEPSLTQLYQERVCVFYSDELKRRVCISGI; from the coding sequence ATGAAGCTGGAAGTCAATAATCTCAGTTTTAAATATTTAAACAGCCGCGTTATCTTTGAACAAGTGAATTTTGAGCTTGAAAAAGGTCAGATACTGTCCATTTTAGGGCCGAACGGCGCAGGGAAATCGACATTGCTGAACTGTATCGGAAATCTGATCACACCGCAGAAGGGAAAAATACGGCTGAATGGCGAGGATGTCGATAAAATGCCCCCCAAAAAGGTAGCCCAGAGAATTGGCTATGTGCCGCAGATACATGTTCCCACCTACGAGTACACCGTGAGGGAGTTTGTGGTCATGGGGCGAACGCCCTATCTTGGAAAGACGCGTTCCCCGGGCGATACCGACTATGAGCAGGTAGAACGGGCCCTGGATATGGTTGGCATAACGCATCTCATTGAAAAGCCCTATACACAGATCAGCGGTGGCGAGCGACAGCTGGTAACCATTGCCAGAGCCATTGTACAGGAGCCGGATTTTATCCTCTTGGATGAGCCGACAGCTCACCTGGATTTTGGCAACCAGATTAAGACCATGCGCCTTGTCAAAAAGCTGTCTGAAAATGGATTTGGTATTATCATGACAACCCATAATCCCGATCAGGTTTTTTATACTGGTGGGTTCGTTGCGCTATTAGACCGGCAAGGGAGACTGCACTGTGGAGAGCCGGAGCATATCCTCACTGAGCCGTCCCTTACACAGCTCTATCAGGAAAGAGTCTGTGTGTTTTATTCAGATGAGCTGAAACGCAGGGTGTGTATATCGGGAATTTAG
- a CDS encoding putative zinc-binding protein — protein MSQQTIGIIACSGEECLGGTLSRLAVRKMMEELRPGEVSTLCLPLFIAGGEQERAFAQNHPTISVDGCSRCCARRAIEKYSGTVAGAVDVETLLGKRTALNNSVVSTKDLTPEQFELVDEVTKEIIRIFDML, from the coding sequence ATGAGTCAGCAGACTATTGGAATAATCGCATGCAGTGGTGAGGAATGTCTGGGAGGAACCCTTTCACGCTTGGCAGTCCGCAAAATGATGGAAGAACTGAGACCTGGAGAGGTCAGCACCCTGTGTCTGCCCCTGTTCATTGCAGGTGGTGAGCAGGAACGTGCCTTTGCTCAAAATCATCCGACCATATCAGTGGATGGCTGCAGCAGATGCTGTGCCAGACGCGCCATTGAAAAATACAGCGGTACGGTAGCAGGAGCGGTCGATGTGGAGACGCTTCTGGGAAAAAGGACAGCGCTGAATAACAGCGTAGTTTCGACTAAAGATTTAACCCCTGAGCAGTTTGAGCTTGTGGATGAGGTAACAAAAGAAATTATCCGGATTTTTGACATGTTGTAA
- a CDS encoding ferredoxin family protein: MNDTTFMGVERNRIDWSPRIDYSKCNDCMDCMDFCPHQVFEKQEESVHQLAVKNPDNCVVFCRACGKTCGPDAIIFPDKAATIQAIKAMRREDKKS, translated from the coding sequence ATGAATGATACAACATTTATGGGAGTGGAACGAAATCGGATTGACTGGTCGCCCCGCATTGATTACAGCAAATGCAACGATTGTATGGACTGCATGGACTTCTGCCCGCATCAGGTATTTGAAAAACAGGAGGAGAGCGTCCATCAGCTGGCGGTAAAAAATCCGGACAACTGCGTGGTCTTTTGCCGCGCCTGCGGAAAGACCTGTGGCCCGGACGCCATCATATTTCCAGATAAGGCAGCGACAATCCAGGCCATAAAAGCCATGCGCAGGGAGGATAAGAAATCATGA
- a CDS encoding putative zinc-binding protein, with translation MRLNSRVKIIPCSGIGKVLGLIAREAALEVTGELLPEETESLCLAHIVTGDDEVIAKIEGQSCITLDGCAKCCAQKSVEAAGGNICHQHRVIDFIKPHRGEEHGSGTRLTEDGWRFADELARIMAEEVKAVMKGE, from the coding sequence ATGAGATTGAACTCTAGAGTAAAGATTATTCCATGTAGCGGGATCGGAAAGGTGCTTGGGCTGATTGCCCGTGAAGCGGCTTTGGAGGTGACCGGTGAATTGCTGCCAGAAGAAACAGAAAGCCTGTGTCTGGCCCATATCGTCACTGGTGATGACGAGGTGATTGCAAAGATAGAGGGACAGTCTTGTATCACCCTTGACGGCTGCGCTAAATGCTGTGCGCAGAAAAGTGTGGAAGCCGCTGGAGGAAATATTTGTCATCAGCACCGTGTGATTGATTTTATAAAGCCGCACCGGGGTGAGGAGCACGGCAGCGGCACACGTCTGACAGAGGACGGCTGGAGGTTTGCCGATGAGCTGGCCCGGATTATGGCAGAAGAAGTAAAAGCAGTAATGAAAGGAGAATAG
- a CDS encoding metalloregulator ArsR/SmtB family transcription factor: MDIETLSVKILKAMGHPIRLKIVKFLLDKPHCVCELKENLEFSQPNLSQHLKILKEAGIIESEKVGVQTHYHVALKNTAALIAAAEAMSQEYLGQFK, from the coding sequence ATGGATATAGAAACATTATCCGTCAAAATATTAAAGGCAATGGGCCACCCAATCCGTTTGAAAATTGTGAAATTTTTACTGGATAAGCCCCATTGTGTCTGTGAACTGAAAGAAAACCTTGAGTTCAGCCAGCCCAATCTTTCCCAGCACTTAAAAATATTGAAAGAAGCGGGTATTATCGAAAGCGAAAAGGTTGGTGTCCAGACACACTACCACGTCGCCTTAAAAAACACCGCAGCGCTGATTGCCGCGGCAGAGGCTATGAGCCAGGAATATCTGGGCCAGTTTAAATAA
- the gcvH gene encoding glycine cleavage system protein GcvH — protein MKKDFCVLPCNGLDKFAGSLTREVALRLLEDGDHELICPVLYHAAEKRYRKALTEKPLLVIDGCSTKCASKLAVEKHLKVAERINVSDSARERGFLLTDYLEMDESAKAFVNTLAESFQEKPDEGEVSAFEMPAPIHYKTFFKGKFIFKVPESHYYFNENDCWALVKNGIARVGVTDFIQQNLSDILFVDFPEVGRALEQFDDVGSVESGKSIFELVSPVSGVVTAINTELEQSPELVNESPYEAGWIAEIRLTHWEEDTQMLIRDEAYYEIIKRKVDEIEL, from the coding sequence ATGAAAAAAGATTTTTGTGTACTTCCCTGTAATGGACTGGACAAATTTGCGGGCTCACTGACCCGCGAGGTCGCCCTCAGGCTTTTGGAGGATGGCGACCATGAGCTGATCTGCCCGGTGCTCTACCACGCCGCAGAGAAACGTTACCGGAAGGCGCTGACTGAAAAGCCTCTGCTGGTCATCGACGGCTGTAGTACGAAATGCGCCAGTAAACTGGCTGTCGAGAAGCATTTGAAGGTAGCAGAACGAATCAATGTGAGTGACAGCGCCAGGGAAAGGGGCTTCTTGTTAACCGATTATCTGGAAATGGATGAGTCCGCCAAGGCTTTTGTAAATACCCTCGCCGAGAGTTTTCAGGAAAAGCCTGATGAGGGTGAAGTCTCGGCCTTTGAAATGCCAGCTCCCATCCATTATAAAACTTTTTTCAAAGGAAAGTTTATTTTTAAGGTGCCTGAAAGCCATTACTATTTTAACGAGAATGACTGCTGGGCCCTTGTGAAAAACGGGATCGCCCGTGTGGGTGTAACGGATTTTATCCAGCAGAACCTGTCTGATATTTTGTTCGTCGATTTTCCAGAGGTTGGGCGGGCGCTTGAGCAGTTTGACGATGTGGGCTCAGTGGAGTCTGGAAAATCAATCTTTGAGTTGGTTTCACCGGTCAGCGGTGTGGTTACAGCCATTAATACAGAACTGGAGCAGTCGCCTGAGCTTGTCAACGAAAGCCCCTATGAAGCGGGCTGGATCGCAGAGATAAGATTGACTCACTGGGAGGAGGATACCCAGATGCTCATCCGTGATGAGGCGTATTATGAAATCATAAAAAGGAAGGTGGATGAGATTGAACTCTAG